The following proteins come from a genomic window of Coffea arabica cultivar ET-39 chromosome 11c, Coffea Arabica ET-39 HiFi, whole genome shotgun sequence:
- the LOC113717273 gene encoding uncharacterized protein isoform X1, whose product METAGGGGESKSDSSCSSSRLLTLHNALIVTMDPQSRVFRDGAIVIEHNTIIAIGHSPQILAQFSSLPSSQLLDLQGQFLLPGFINTHVHTSQQLARGIADDVPLLTWLHNCIWPYESNMTPHDSYISTLLCGIELIHSGVTCFAEAGGQHVSEMARAVELLGLRACLTESIMDCGEGLPMAWADRTTQHCIQTQKELYKKHHNTADGRIRIWLGIRQIMNATDLLLTQTRDTAKELQTGIHMHVAEIPYENQYVANNRGVDHGTVAYLEKIKFLEDNLLAAHTVWVNPGEISSLSKASVKVSHCPAAAMRMLGFAPIREMLDAGVCVSLGTDGAPSNNRMSIVDEMYLASLINKGREVFYKGTTDPTALPAEIILRMVTSNGAKSILWDKEIGSLEVGKKADMIVINPSSWSMVPLHDCISSLVYCMRSENIQSVMCNGEWIMKDRKILKVDESAVISMAKHASVELMKRAGITVPSRMTIL is encoded by the exons ATGGAAACGGCGGGCGGTGGCGGCGAGTCCAAGTCAGATAGCAGCTGCAGCAGCAGCAGGCTACTCACACTCCACAATGCATTGATCGTCACCATGGATCCTCAGAGTCGAGTTTTCCGTGACGGAGCAATCGTAATCGAACACAATACCATCATAGCCATCGGCCACTCCCCTCAAATCCTGGCTCAATTTTCTTCTCTCCCCTCGTCGCAGCTCCTGGACCTCCAGGGCCAATTCCTCCTACCTGGCTTCATAAATACCCACGTACATACATCTCAGCAGCTGGCCAGAGGAATTGCCGATGACGTCCCTTTGCTCACCTGGCTACACAACTGTATTTGGCCCTATGAGTCCAATATGACTCCCCACGATTCTTACATCTCTACTTTACTCTGCGGAATTGAACTTATTCACTCCGGG GTGACGTGCTTCGCTGAGGCGGGAGGGCAGCATGTATCTGAGATGGCTAGAGCAGTGGAACTGCTGGGATTGCGGGCTTGCTTGACGGAATCAATTATGGATTGTGGCGAGGGTTTGCCGATGGCTTGGGCCGATCGGACCACTCAACACTGTATTCAG ACTCAAAAAGAATTGTATAAGAAGCACCATAATACTGCAGATGGACGCATCAGAATATGGCTTGGAATAAGGCAGATCATGAATGCCACTGATCTATTACTTACACAAACAAGAGACACAGCTAAAGAACTTCAAACTGGAATCCATATG CATGTTGCAGAGATACCCTACGAGAACCAATACGTGGCAAACAATCGTGGGGTTGATCATGGGACAGTTGCATATCTTGAAAAAATCAAGTTCCTGGAAGATAATTTGCTGGCAGCTCATACTGTTTGGGTAAACCCAGGCGAG atttcttcCCTATCAAAGGCCAGTGTTAAAGTGTCACATTGTCCTGCTGCTGCAATGCGCATGCTTGGATTTGCACCCATAAGGGAAATGCTTGATGCTGGAGTATGTGTGTCCTTGGGAACAGATGGTGCACCATCAAATAACAGGATGAGTATTG TTGATGAGATGTACCTAGCTTCTCTAATCAACAAAGGACGAGAAGTCTTTTATAAAGGAACTACTGATCCTACTGCTCTTCCTGCTGAAATAATTCTCAGAATGGTGACAAGCAATGGCGCAAAATCAATTCTCTGGGACAAAGAAATTGGGTCACTTGAGGTTGGAAAGAAG GCTGACATGATTGTGATCAATCCTTCCTCTTGGTCCATGGTACCTCTTCATGACTG CATTTCCAGCCTTGTATATTGCATGCGATCTGAGAATATCCAGTCCGTTATGTGCAATGGAGAGTGGATCATGAAGGATCGCAAAATACTTAAGGTGGATGAG AGTGCCGTCATTTCAATGGCCAAGCATGCTTCTGTTGAGCTAATGAAGAGGGCAGGCATCACCGTACCAAGTAGAATGACCATCTTGTAA
- the LOC113717273 gene encoding uncharacterized protein isoform X2 yields the protein METAGGGGESKSDSSCSSSRLLTLHNALIVTMDPQSRVFRDGAIVIEHNTIIAIGHSPQILAQFSSLPSSQLLDLQGQFLLPGFINTHVHTSQQLARGIADDVPLLTWLHNCIWPYESNMTPHDSYISTLLCGIELIHSGVTCFAEAGGQHVSEMARAVELLGLRACLTESIMDCGEGLPMAWADRTTQHCIQTQKELYKKHHNTADGRIRIWLGIRQIMNATDLLLTQTRDTAKELQTGIHMHVAEIPYENQYVANNRGVDHGTVAYLEKIKFLEDNLLAAHTVWVNPGEISSLSKASVKVSHCPAAAMRMLGFAPIREMLDAGVCVSLGTDGAPSNNRMSIVDEMYLASLINKGREVFYKGTTDPTALPAEIILRMVTSNGAKSILWDKEIGSLEVGKKADMIVINPSSWSMVPLHDCIAAESRE from the exons ATGGAAACGGCGGGCGGTGGCGGCGAGTCCAAGTCAGATAGCAGCTGCAGCAGCAGCAGGCTACTCACACTCCACAATGCATTGATCGTCACCATGGATCCTCAGAGTCGAGTTTTCCGTGACGGAGCAATCGTAATCGAACACAATACCATCATAGCCATCGGCCACTCCCCTCAAATCCTGGCTCAATTTTCTTCTCTCCCCTCGTCGCAGCTCCTGGACCTCCAGGGCCAATTCCTCCTACCTGGCTTCATAAATACCCACGTACATACATCTCAGCAGCTGGCCAGAGGAATTGCCGATGACGTCCCTTTGCTCACCTGGCTACACAACTGTATTTGGCCCTATGAGTCCAATATGACTCCCCACGATTCTTACATCTCTACTTTACTCTGCGGAATTGAACTTATTCACTCCGGG GTGACGTGCTTCGCTGAGGCGGGAGGGCAGCATGTATCTGAGATGGCTAGAGCAGTGGAACTGCTGGGATTGCGGGCTTGCTTGACGGAATCAATTATGGATTGTGGCGAGGGTTTGCCGATGGCTTGGGCCGATCGGACCACTCAACACTGTATTCAG ACTCAAAAAGAATTGTATAAGAAGCACCATAATACTGCAGATGGACGCATCAGAATATGGCTTGGAATAAGGCAGATCATGAATGCCACTGATCTATTACTTACACAAACAAGAGACACAGCTAAAGAACTTCAAACTGGAATCCATATG CATGTTGCAGAGATACCCTACGAGAACCAATACGTGGCAAACAATCGTGGGGTTGATCATGGGACAGTTGCATATCTTGAAAAAATCAAGTTCCTGGAAGATAATTTGCTGGCAGCTCATACTGTTTGGGTAAACCCAGGCGAG atttcttcCCTATCAAAGGCCAGTGTTAAAGTGTCACATTGTCCTGCTGCTGCAATGCGCATGCTTGGATTTGCACCCATAAGGGAAATGCTTGATGCTGGAGTATGTGTGTCCTTGGGAACAGATGGTGCACCATCAAATAACAGGATGAGTATTG TTGATGAGATGTACCTAGCTTCTCTAATCAACAAAGGACGAGAAGTCTTTTATAAAGGAACTACTGATCCTACTGCTCTTCCTGCTGAAATAATTCTCAGAATGGTGACAAGCAATGGCGCAAAATCAATTCTCTGGGACAAAGAAATTGGGTCACTTGAGGTTGGAAAGAAG GCTGACATGATTGTGATCAATCCTTCCTCTTGGTCCATGGTACCTCTTCATGACTG CATTGCCGCAGAGAGTAGAGAATGA
- the LOC113717273 gene encoding uncharacterized protein isoform X3 encodes METAGGGGESKSDSSCSSSRLLTLHNALIVTMDPQSRVFRDGAIVIEHNTIIAIGHSPQILAQFSSLPSSQLLDLQGQFLLPGFINTHVHTSQQLARGIADDVPLLTWLHNCIWPYESNMTPHDSYISTLLCGIELIHSGVTCFAEAGGQHVSEMARAVELLGLRACLTESIMDCGEGLPMAWADRTTQHCIQTQKELYKKHHNTADGRIRIWLGIRQIMNATDLLLTQTRDTAKELQTGIHMHVAEIPYENQYVANNRGVDHGTVAYLEKIKFLEDNLLAAHTVWVNPGEISSLSKASVKVSHCPAAAMRMLGFAPIREMLDAGVCVSLGTDGAPSNNRMSIVDEMYLASLINKGREVFYKGTTDPTALPAEIILRMVTSNGAKSILWDKEIGSLEVGKKADMIVINPSSWSMVPLHDCTLMK; translated from the exons ATGGAAACGGCGGGCGGTGGCGGCGAGTCCAAGTCAGATAGCAGCTGCAGCAGCAGCAGGCTACTCACACTCCACAATGCATTGATCGTCACCATGGATCCTCAGAGTCGAGTTTTCCGTGACGGAGCAATCGTAATCGAACACAATACCATCATAGCCATCGGCCACTCCCCTCAAATCCTGGCTCAATTTTCTTCTCTCCCCTCGTCGCAGCTCCTGGACCTCCAGGGCCAATTCCTCCTACCTGGCTTCATAAATACCCACGTACATACATCTCAGCAGCTGGCCAGAGGAATTGCCGATGACGTCCCTTTGCTCACCTGGCTACACAACTGTATTTGGCCCTATGAGTCCAATATGACTCCCCACGATTCTTACATCTCTACTTTACTCTGCGGAATTGAACTTATTCACTCCGGG GTGACGTGCTTCGCTGAGGCGGGAGGGCAGCATGTATCTGAGATGGCTAGAGCAGTGGAACTGCTGGGATTGCGGGCTTGCTTGACGGAATCAATTATGGATTGTGGCGAGGGTTTGCCGATGGCTTGGGCCGATCGGACCACTCAACACTGTATTCAG ACTCAAAAAGAATTGTATAAGAAGCACCATAATACTGCAGATGGACGCATCAGAATATGGCTTGGAATAAGGCAGATCATGAATGCCACTGATCTATTACTTACACAAACAAGAGACACAGCTAAAGAACTTCAAACTGGAATCCATATG CATGTTGCAGAGATACCCTACGAGAACCAATACGTGGCAAACAATCGTGGGGTTGATCATGGGACAGTTGCATATCTTGAAAAAATCAAGTTCCTGGAAGATAATTTGCTGGCAGCTCATACTGTTTGGGTAAACCCAGGCGAG atttcttcCCTATCAAAGGCCAGTGTTAAAGTGTCACATTGTCCTGCTGCTGCAATGCGCATGCTTGGATTTGCACCCATAAGGGAAATGCTTGATGCTGGAGTATGTGTGTCCTTGGGAACAGATGGTGCACCATCAAATAACAGGATGAGTATTG TTGATGAGATGTACCTAGCTTCTCTAATCAACAAAGGACGAGAAGTCTTTTATAAAGGAACTACTGATCCTACTGCTCTTCCTGCTGAAATAATTCTCAGAATGGTGACAAGCAATGGCGCAAAATCAATTCTCTGGGACAAAGAAATTGGGTCACTTGAGGTTGGAAAGAAG GCTGACATGATTGTGATCAATCCTTCCTCTTGGTCCATGGTACCTCTTCATGACTG CACATTAATGAAATGA